A single region of the Lycium barbarum isolate Lr01 chromosome 2, ASM1917538v2, whole genome shotgun sequence genome encodes:
- the LOC132626489 gene encoding probable serine/threonine-protein kinase PBL16 isoform X2 — protein sequence MGNCCCRGQPSYRVSSNAKSESPKDESPSQKARMDHTKMPSNPEEVEDLRRSSANNPLIAFSFDELKIMTGNFRQDYMLGGGGFGNVYKGFITEDLREGFQPITVAVKVHDGDNSYQGHREWLAEVIFLGQLSHTNLVKLIGYCCEADHRVLIYEYMARGSVENNLFSRVLLPLPWSIRMKIAFGAAKGLAFLHEAEKPVIYRDFKTSNILLDPDYNAKLSDFGLAKDGPVGDKSHVSTRIMGTYGYAAPEYIMTGHLTPRSDVYSFGVVLLELLTGRKSLDKTKPAREQNLTDWALPLLREKKKLLNIIDPRLDGDYPIKAVHKAAMLAYHCLNRNPKARPLMRDIVDSLEPLQIPDEVPTSEKLTLTVITDTPNGVIKEKVQTST from the exons ATGGGCAATTGCTGCTGTAGGGGGCAACCTTCGTACAGAGTCTCTTCTAATGCAAAATCTG AGTCTCCTAAGGATGAAAGTCCATCTCAAAAGGCAAGGATGGATCATACAAAGATGCCTTCAAATCCTGAAGAAGTAGAAGACCTACGCCGTAGTTCAGCTAATAATCCATTGATTGCGTTCTCCTTTGATGAACTTAAGATAATGACCGGCAACTTTAGACAAGATTACATGCTTGGTGGAGGAGGATTTGGAAATGTTTATAAAGGATTTATTACTGAAGATTTGAGGGAAGGATTCCAACCAATTACCGTAGCTGTTAAGGTTCATGATGGAGATAACAGTTATCAGGGCCATAGGGAATGGCTG GCTGAAGTGATATTTCTGGGCCAACTTTCACATACAAATTTAGTAAAGTTGATCGGTTACTGCTGTGAAGCTGATCATCGGGTTCTTATATACGAGTACATGGCTCGGGGAAGTGTTGAAAACAATTTGTTCTCGA GAGTATTGCTTCCTCTTCCATGGTCCATTAGAATGAAGATTGCCTTTGGCGCAGCTAAAGGACTTGCTTTTCTTCATGAAGCTGAAAAACCTGTTATCTATCGAGATTTTAAGACATCTAATATCCTGTTAGATCCG GACTACAATGCAAAACTCTCTGATTTTGGCCTAGCTAAAGATGGACCAGTTGGAGACAAATCTCATGTTTCTACTCGCATAATGGGAACCTATGGATATGCTGCCCCTGAATATATTATGACAG GTCATTTGACTCCTAGGAGTGATGTTTATAGTTTTGGTGTTGTTCTTCTCGAgcttctgacgggaagaaaatcaCTTGACAAAACCAAACCAGCCCGAGAACAGAATCTTACAGATTGGGCTCTACCATTGCttagagaaaagaaaaaattgcTCAATATTATAGATCCAAGACTTGATGGAGATTATCCCATAAAAGCTGTTCATAAGGCTGCAATGCTTGCTTATCATTGCCTAAATCGCAATCCAAAAGCACGACCTTTGATGAGAGACATAGTAGATTCCTTAGAGCCTCTTCAGATACCCGATGAAGTTCCAACAAGTGAGAAGCTTACTTTGACTGTGATTACTGATACACCCAATGGAGTTATCAAAGAGAAGGTGCAAACTTCAACATGA
- the LOC132626489 gene encoding probable serine/threonine-protein kinase PBL16 isoform X1 has protein sequence MQNLVYRKQPLYLHKVGIGYAYTLPSPEPTCGITLESPKDESPSQKARMDHTKMPSNPEEVEDLRRSSANNPLIAFSFDELKIMTGNFRQDYMLGGGGFGNVYKGFITEDLREGFQPITVAVKVHDGDNSYQGHREWLAEVIFLGQLSHTNLVKLIGYCCEADHRVLIYEYMARGSVENNLFSRVLLPLPWSIRMKIAFGAAKGLAFLHEAEKPVIYRDFKTSNILLDPDYNAKLSDFGLAKDGPVGDKSHVSTRIMGTYGYAAPEYIMTGHLTPRSDVYSFGVVLLELLTGRKSLDKTKPAREQNLTDWALPLLREKKKLLNIIDPRLDGDYPIKAVHKAAMLAYHCLNRNPKARPLMRDIVDSLEPLQIPDEVPTSEKLTLTVITDTPNGVIKEKVQTST, from the exons ATGCAAAATCTG gtctatcggaaacagcctctctacctgcACAAGGTTGGGATAGGatatgcgtacactctaccctccccagaacccacttgtgggattacattgg AGTCTCCTAAGGATGAAAGTCCATCTCAAAAGGCAAGGATGGATCATACAAAGATGCCTTCAAATCCTGAAGAAGTAGAAGACCTACGCCGTAGTTCAGCTAATAATCCATTGATTGCGTTCTCCTTTGATGAACTTAAGATAATGACCGGCAACTTTAGACAAGATTACATGCTTGGTGGAGGAGGATTTGGAAATGTTTATAAAGGATTTATTACTGAAGATTTGAGGGAAGGATTCCAACCAATTACCGTAGCTGTTAAGGTTCATGATGGAGATAACAGTTATCAGGGCCATAGGGAATGGCTG GCTGAAGTGATATTTCTGGGCCAACTTTCACATACAAATTTAGTAAAGTTGATCGGTTACTGCTGTGAAGCTGATCATCGGGTTCTTATATACGAGTACATGGCTCGGGGAAGTGTTGAAAACAATTTGTTCTCGA GAGTATTGCTTCCTCTTCCATGGTCCATTAGAATGAAGATTGCCTTTGGCGCAGCTAAAGGACTTGCTTTTCTTCATGAAGCTGAAAAACCTGTTATCTATCGAGATTTTAAGACATCTAATATCCTGTTAGATCCG GACTACAATGCAAAACTCTCTGATTTTGGCCTAGCTAAAGATGGACCAGTTGGAGACAAATCTCATGTTTCTACTCGCATAATGGGAACCTATGGATATGCTGCCCCTGAATATATTATGACAG GTCATTTGACTCCTAGGAGTGATGTTTATAGTTTTGGTGTTGTTCTTCTCGAgcttctgacgggaagaaaatcaCTTGACAAAACCAAACCAGCCCGAGAACAGAATCTTACAGATTGGGCTCTACCATTGCttagagaaaagaaaaaattgcTCAATATTATAGATCCAAGACTTGATGGAGATTATCCCATAAAAGCTGTTCATAAGGCTGCAATGCTTGCTTATCATTGCCTAAATCGCAATCCAAAAGCACGACCTTTGATGAGAGACATAGTAGATTCCTTAGAGCCTCTTCAGATACCCGATGAAGTTCCAACAAGTGAGAAGCTTACTTTGACTGTGATTACTGATACACCCAATGGAGTTATCAAAGAGAAGGTGCAAACTTCAACATGA